Proteins from a genomic interval of Rosa chinensis cultivar Old Blush chromosome 2, RchiOBHm-V2, whole genome shotgun sequence:
- the LOC112188566 gene encoding uncharacterized protein LOC112188566 translates to MAAEAPSSSSSRSNVYHQGSDDKALTESDLAAAQQLMQLSDEDNNNSSSSCGSKKRRSYKGEEYETDEEGVEYQSPLSVITCAKIEEIFGKEDEQDYQPKKKTKSYRSLADIYLTTKPIRT, encoded by the coding sequence ATGGCGGCAGAagcaccatcttcttcttcatcacgtAGCAATGTTTATCATCAAGGCTCCGACGACAAGGCCTTGACAGAGTCGGACTTGGCCGCCGCACAGCAGCTGATGCAACTCAGCGACGAGGATaacaacaacagcagcagcagttgCGGCAGCAAGAAGAGAAGAAGTTACAAAGGGGAAGAGTACGAGACAGATGAAGAAGGGGTCGAATATCAGAGCCCGCTGAGTGTGATCACCTGCGCAAAGATTGAAGAGATTTTTGGGAAGGAAGACGAACAAGATTACCAgccaaagaagaagacaaagtcGTACCGGTCGCTTGCTGATATTTATCTGACGACCAAACCAATCAGAACATGA